In Flavobacterium gelatinilyticum, a genomic segment contains:
- a CDS encoding PstS family phosphate ABC transporter substrate-binding protein: MLKYSKFLGLVVFVFLFVKCNQKSKNESDKETILKGALDITVDETVKPIVDDQVAVFEGTYYGAKITVHPKSEAELINDLLNQKTKVVVTARNLTEEEISRFEKSKIKPRVTPFATDAIAFISSKSNNDTLIALKTVLDFMQGKPDARIKGLVFDNPNSSTVRYMKELAKVKDIPATGVFSFKTNDEVIKFVSENEGMIGIVGVNWLSQPSPNMIDIVKKINVLSVKGLKDDKYYSPTQNDLAEVKYPLARDLFIINCQGYSGLGMGFSSFIAGDIGQRIILKSGLLPVRTPGRKLQIRSEILKDNE; the protein is encoded by the coding sequence ATGCTGAAATATAGTAAGTTTTTAGGTTTAGTTGTTTTTGTCTTTTTGTTTGTGAAGTGCAACCAAAAAAGCAAAAATGAATCTGATAAAGAAACAATTTTAAAGGGAGCTTTAGATATTACAGTTGACGAGACTGTAAAGCCCATTGTGGATGATCAGGTTGCTGTGTTTGAAGGAACTTATTATGGAGCTAAAATTACAGTACATCCAAAATCTGAAGCTGAGTTAATAAATGATTTATTAAATCAGAAAACAAAAGTAGTTGTAACAGCCAGAAATCTGACTGAAGAAGAAATCAGCAGATTTGAAAAAAGTAAAATAAAACCTCGCGTTACTCCTTTTGCTACAGATGCCATTGCTTTTATTTCAAGCAAAAGCAATAACGATACATTAATTGCGTTGAAAACTGTGTTGGATTTTATGCAGGGTAAGCCGGATGCCAGAATTAAAGGGCTTGTATTCGATAATCCTAATTCCAGTACAGTTCGATACATGAAAGAACTGGCAAAAGTTAAAGATATTCCGGCAACGGGAGTCTTTTCTTTTAAAACAAATGATGAAGTGATTAAATTCGTTTCTGAAAATGAAGGTATGATTGGTATAGTGGGCGTGAACTGGTTATCACAGCCTTCACCAAATATGATTGATATCGTAAAAAAGATAAATGTTTTGAGTGTAAAAGGATTAAAAGATGATAAATATTATAGCCCTACTCAAAACGACCTGGCAGAGGTAAAATATCCTTTGGCACGTGATTTGTTTATCATTAACTGTCAGGGGTATTCCGGTTTAGGAATGGGGTTCTCTTCATTCATTGCCGGCGACATTGGACAAAGAATAATTCTAAAATCTGGTCTGCTTCCGGTGCGAACTCCGGGCAGGAAACTGCAGATTAGAAGTGAAATTTTAAAAGATAACGAATAA
- a CDS encoding tetratricopeptide repeat protein, giving the protein MNKFKIFSLALIAAGSAANAQDIKEAKKAIDAEQFQKAKTLLKSIIKAKPSDGEANFVLGNVYLNQSVVDSAKIYYLNGIEASDKKNLNYIGLGQIDLDNKNASAAQANFALATKDMKRKDVEEFIYIGKAYTNSNNPDYNNAIASLKRALAIEPQNANALLAIGDAYYGANNQNDAYKSYRDAFTADPTLLRAKMQLGVLLKGAKSYDEAIKSFNEVIALNPNYGPVYRELAETYYKWGRNKTSTAKVNMQNAITNYEKYLSLTDYSLDSKMRHADFLILVKDYKSLETVANKMIAEDKVNPRIFRYLGYAAYENGNVDVAIKSLEDYIKNPSNKVIGSDYMYLGLAKIKKGTNAEGAVDQAAFDAGIANIKKAVELEPLVVEELGDYGKELFGKKQWAQAAAIYELSSANSESRNYLTDNVYYGIALYYANLDKKATSPEVAADLAKADAAFDRVLVASPSYDEAYLYKGRIGNLLEKEDQIVKNYETYIANMTAKGAEELAKPATVKKIVEAYNSIGASYANTDKAKAIEYFNKTLVLDPANAYATQSVKSLK; this is encoded by the coding sequence ATGAATAAATTTAAAATTTTTAGTCTTGCTTTGATTGCTGCAGGTTCTGCTGCAAACGCGCAGGATATTAAAGAAGCAAAAAAGGCAATTGACGCTGAACAATTTCAAAAGGCGAAAACATTACTTAAATCTATCATTAAAGCTAAACCTTCTGATGGTGAAGCAAATTTTGTTTTAGGAAATGTATATTTAAATCAAAGCGTTGTTGATTCTGCTAAAATTTATTATTTAAACGGAATTGAGGCGTCTGATAAGAAAAACCTAAACTATATCGGATTAGGTCAAATCGATCTTGATAATAAAAATGCATCTGCAGCACAGGCAAATTTTGCTTTGGCTACAAAAGACATGAAACGTAAAGATGTAGAAGAATTTATCTACATCGGTAAAGCATATACAAATTCTAATAATCCTGATTATAATAATGCTATCGCAAGTTTAAAAAGAGCATTGGCAATTGAACCACAAAATGCAAATGCACTTTTAGCTATCGGTGATGCGTATTATGGAGCTAATAATCAAAATGATGCTTACAAATCGTATCGTGATGCATTTACTGCAGATCCAACTCTTTTAAGAGCTAAAATGCAATTGGGTGTTTTATTGAAAGGAGCTAAATCTTACGATGAAGCTATTAAATCTTTCAATGAAGTAATTGCATTGAATCCTAATTATGGTCCTGTTTACAGAGAATTGGCTGAAACATATTACAAATGGGGAAGAAACAAAACATCTACCGCTAAAGTAAACATGCAGAACGCGATTACAAACTACGAGAAATACCTAAGTTTGACAGATTACTCTTTAGATTCTAAAATGCGTCATGCCGATTTCTTAATCTTGGTTAAAGATTACAAAAGCTTAGAAACTGTAGCAAACAAAATGATTGCGGAGGATAAAGTAAATCCTAGAATTTTCAGATATTTAGGTTACGCCGCTTACGAAAACGGAAACGTAGATGTGGCTATTAAATCTCTTGAAGATTACATCAAAAATCCTTCTAACAAAGTAATCGGAAGCGATTACATGTATTTAGGTTTAGCTAAAATTAAAAAAGGAACAAATGCTGAGGGTGCTGTAGATCAGGCAGCTTTTGATGCAGGTATAGCTAATATTAAAAAAGCTGTAGAATTAGAACCATTAGTAGTTGAAGAACTTGGAGATTATGGTAAAGAATTATTCGGTAAAAAGCAGTGGGCACAGGCTGCAGCTATTTATGAATTAAGTTCAGCTAATTCTGAATCAAGAAATTATTTGACTGATAATGTTTACTACGGTATCGCTCTTTATTATGCAAACTTAGATAAAAAGGCTACATCACCAGAAGTTGCAGCTGATTTAGCTAAAGCTGATGCTGCTTTTGACAGAGTGTTAGTAGCTTCTCCTTCTTATGATGAAGCTTATCTTTATAAAGGAAGAATAGGTAACTTATTAGAGAAAGAAGATCAAATCGTTAAAAACTACGAAACATACATCGCTAATATGACTGCTAAAGGTGCAGAAGAATTAGCGAAACCTGCTACAGTTAAGAAAATAGTTGAAGCATACAATAGTATTGGTGCAAGTTATGCTAATACTGATAAGGCTAAAGCGATTGAATATTTCAATAAAACTTTAGTTTTAGATCCTGCAAATGCTTATGCTACACAATCTGTAAAGTCTTTAAAATAA
- a CDS encoding 7-carboxy-7-deazaguanine synthase QueE: protein MLSKEIQLEVNKGAMLPLMEEFYTIQGEGFHTGTAAYFIRIGGCDVGCHWCDVKESWNADLHPPTNIDVIVNNASSYANTVVVTGGEPLTWDMTLLTQELKNKNLKVHIETSGAYKLSGTWDWICLSPKKNKLPTKDVYDNAHELKVIIYNKHDFIFAEEQAELVNDNAILFLQPEWSKKEEMTPLIVDYVMNNPKWRVSLQTHKYLNIP, encoded by the coding sequence ATGTTATCAAAAGAAATACAATTAGAAGTAAATAAAGGAGCTATGCTGCCTTTAATGGAAGAGTTTTATACCATACAAGGTGAAGGCTTTCATACCGGAACTGCGGCTTACTTCATTAGAATTGGAGGATGTGATGTAGGATGTCATTGGTGTGATGTAAAAGAAAGCTGGAATGCTGACTTGCATCCGCCTACTAATATTGATGTAATTGTAAATAACGCATCAAGTTATGCAAATACTGTTGTTGTTACAGGAGGTGAGCCTTTAACCTGGGATATGACATTGTTAACTCAGGAATTAAAAAATAAAAATTTAAAAGTGCATATTGAGACTTCCGGAGCTTATAAATTAAGTGGTACGTGGGATTGGATTTGTCTTTCTCCAAAGAAAAACAAACTGCCTACGAAAGACGTTTATGATAATGCGCACGAATTGAAAGTGATTATTTATAATAAACACGATTTTATTTTTGCAGAAGAGCAGGCAGAACTTGTAAATGATAATGCTATTTTGTTCCTACAGCCTGAATGGAGTAAAAAAGAAGAAATGACACCTTTGATTGTAGATTATGTTATGAATAATCCAAAATGGAGAGTTTCATTGCAAACGCACAAGTATTTAAATATCCCATAA
- a CDS encoding YfiT family bacillithiol transferase, translating into MTELDLETLKYPIGKFKAPEVFTSEYFLNKIEEIASFPERLKKEVIHFNDEKLDTEYRPGGWSVRQVIHHCAESHMNCFIRLKWALTENNPIIKPYDEKLWCELPDNLKMPIEPTLSLLEGLHFRLAYLMKSLSEADLEKSFIHPENNSEIRIKQIIGMYAWHSNHHLAHITNLKKHKNWD; encoded by the coding sequence ATGACAGAATTAGATTTAGAAACGCTAAAATATCCTATTGGAAAATTTAAGGCGCCAGAGGTTTTTACTTCTGAATATTTTTTGAACAAAATTGAAGAAATTGCCAGTTTTCCTGAAAGACTAAAAAAAGAAGTTATTCATTTTAATGATGAAAAATTAGACACAGAATATCGTCCGGGCGGATGGAGTGTCAGACAAGTCATTCACCATTGCGCCGAAAGCCATATGAATTGTTTTATAAGATTAAAATGGGCACTGACAGAAAACAATCCGATTATAAAACCGTATGACGAAAAATTATGGTGTGAATTACCGGACAATTTAAAAATGCCGATAGAACCTACTTTAAGTTTATTAGAAGGACTTCATTTTAGACTGGCTTATTTAATGAAAAGTTTATCAGAAGCTGATTTAGAAAAATCTTTTATTCATCCTGAAAACAATTCAGAAATTCGCATCAAACAAATTATCGGAATGTATGCCTGGCATAGTAATCATCATTTGGCACACATAACCAATTTAAAAAAGCACAAAAACTGGGACTAG
- a CDS encoding class I SAM-dependent methyltransferase, translating to MKDLFGKAMYDFQTNNSPEDIITETSISEEDEMSVGYLFRSYNDMPKIEQKALQLAFGKILDVGCGAGSHSLSLQNERQLEVTAIDISEKAIETCRLRGVKNTKIENILDFEGETFDTILLLMNGTGIFGKLKNCNTYLSKLKSLMNPGGQILIDSSDIVYMFDEDEDGGKWIPSDTEYYGELIFNITYKGEKEEPFDWLYLDYNTLQNAAIANGLKCELILEGEHYDYLAKLSI from the coding sequence ATGAAAGATCTTTTTGGAAAAGCGATGTACGATTTCCAGACAAACAACTCGCCTGAAGATATTATTACCGAAACTTCAATTTCTGAAGAAGACGAGATGAGTGTTGGATATTTATTTCGCTCTTATAATGATATGCCAAAAATTGAGCAAAAAGCTTTACAGCTGGCTTTTGGAAAAATTTTAGATGTTGGCTGCGGAGCCGGAAGCCATAGTTTATCACTCCAAAATGAACGTCAATTAGAAGTAACAGCTATAGATATCTCCGAAAAAGCAATTGAAACCTGCAGACTTCGAGGTGTAAAAAATACCAAAATAGAAAATATTCTGGATTTTGAAGGCGAAACATTTGATACTATCCTTTTATTAATGAATGGAACGGGTATTTTTGGAAAATTAAAAAACTGCAACACTTATTTGTCAAAATTAAAATCTCTGATGAATCCGGGAGGGCAGATTTTAATTGACAGCTCTGACATTGTTTACATGTTTGATGAAGATGAAGACGGCGGAAAATGGATTCCTTCTGATACTGAATATTATGGGGAATTGATTTTCAACATAACGTACAAAGGAGAAAAAGAAGAACCTTTTGACTGGTTGTATCTTGATTATAACACACTTCAAAATGCCGCAATTGCAAACGGATTAAAATGTGAATTGATTCTGGAAGGTGAGCATTATGATTATTTAGCCAAACTTTCTATTTAA
- a CDS encoding YkgJ family cysteine cluster protein: MKQILNNLNKSAKDKHIENKKYFDKLKKKQPKNLDYVMQDLHDAEFKKTDCLECANCCKTTGPLFTLADIERISKSFRQKPQQFIDQYLRIDEDKDYVLKSVPCTFLDNENYCMIYDVRPKACREFPHTDRKKFYQISDLTLKNVAICPAAYNIVEEMKKKLPL; encoded by the coding sequence TTGAAACAAATTTTAAATAACTTAAATAAGTCAGCCAAAGATAAGCATATCGAAAATAAAAAGTATTTTGATAAGCTTAAAAAGAAGCAGCCAAAGAATTTGGATTATGTAATGCAGGATCTGCATGATGCCGAATTCAAAAAAACGGATTGCTTAGAATGTGCTAATTGTTGTAAAACAACAGGGCCTTTGTTCACTTTGGCGGATATAGAAAGAATTTCAAAATCTTTCAGGCAAAAACCACAGCAATTTATAGATCAGTACCTGCGTATAGACGAGGATAAAGATTATGTTTTAAAAAGCGTGCCCTGTACTTTTTTGGATAATGAAAATTATTGTATGATATATGATGTTAGGCCAAAAGCCTGTCGTGAATTTCCGCATACAGATCGCAAGAAATTTTATCAAATTTCTGATTTGACATTAAAAAATGTTGCCATTTGTCCGGCAGCCTATAATATTGTCGAAGAAATGAAAAAGAAGCTTCCGTTGTAG
- a CDS encoding ABC transporter permease, which translates to MNIEYFIAKRLITAKDHKSSISAPIIKIAISAIAIGMIMMIVSVATGIGLQQKIREKVSAFNGQVIISNYDNNNSEITLVPISKKQDFYPGFKSVPEVTHIQAIATKAGIIRTENAFEGIVFKGVGADYNWTNIKEYLIEGGLPDFSKNLNEDVVISKFLANRLNLKLGDSFNTFFIKEEQGKMPNSRRFKIVGIFSSGFQDFDATYIIGDIRHVQRINKWNPDQIGAFEVFVKDFTAIKETGNQIYEQISSNLDTKTITEKYSYIFDWLQLFDFNIIVILGIMILVATINMVVALLVLILERTQMIGILKALGANNWTVRKVFLYNAFYLIVRGLFWGNLIGVLLLLMQQQFGIIQLNPENYYVNTAPVYLNWGYVALLNLLTISVCFVVLLIPSYIITKISPVKAIRFD; encoded by the coding sequence TTGAATATAGAATATTTTATAGCAAAAAGACTTATAACTGCAAAAGATCATAAAAGCAGTATTTCAGCGCCAATTATAAAAATTGCTATTTCTGCAATTGCTATCGGTATGATTATGATGATTGTTTCAGTTGCAACAGGAATTGGTCTGCAGCAAAAAATACGTGAAAAAGTTTCTGCTTTTAACGGTCAGGTTATTATTTCAAACTATGACAATAATAACTCAGAGATTACGTTGGTTCCAATTTCAAAGAAACAAGATTTTTATCCCGGTTTTAAATCTGTTCCTGAAGTGACCCATATCCAGGCAATCGCAACCAAGGCGGGAATTATAAGAACTGAAAATGCTTTTGAAGGAATTGTTTTTAAAGGAGTAGGTGCCGATTACAACTGGACTAATATAAAAGAATATTTAATAGAAGGGGGGCTGCCGGATTTTTCAAAAAATCTTAATGAAGATGTTGTGATTTCAAAATTTCTTGCCAACAGACTTAATTTGAAATTAGGAGACAGTTTTAATACCTTTTTTATTAAAGAAGAACAAGGAAAAATGCCTAATAGCCGCCGATTTAAAATTGTCGGGATCTTTAGTTCCGGATTTCAGGATTTCGACGCGACTTATATTATTGGTGATATAAGACACGTTCAAAGGATTAATAAATGGAATCCAGATCAAATAGGGGCTTTTGAAGTGTTTGTAAAAGATTTTACAGCAATTAAGGAAACGGGAAATCAAATCTATGAACAAATTTCTTCGAATCTTGATACGAAAACAATCACAGAAAAGTATAGTTATATTTTTGACTGGCTGCAATTGTTCGATTTTAATATAATAGTGATTCTGGGAATTATGATTTTGGTTGCTACAATTAATATGGTAGTTGCATTACTTGTTTTGATTTTAGAACGAACCCAGATGATTGGGATTCTGAAAGCGTTAGGAGCAAATAACTGGACAGTTCGTAAAGTTTTTCTCTATAACGCATTCTATTTAATAGTTCGGGGATTGTTTTGGGGGAATTTAATAGGGGTTTTATTGTTGTTAATGCAACAGCAATTCGGAATCATACAGCTTAATCCGGAAAACTACTATGTAAATACCGCACCCGTATATTTAAACTGGGGTTATGTAGCTTTGCTGAATCTGCTGACTATTTCAGTATGTTTTGTGGTGTTGTTAATTCCATCATATATAATAACAAAAATTTCTCCAGTCAAAGCAATTCGTTTTGACTGA
- a CDS encoding Crp/Fnr family transcriptional regulator produces the protein MKELISIINGFQNLDSETEEAVKKYFVKEIFKKNELILKRGKTCKKIYFIKSGLVRRFSLENDIETTNWIYTDNQFFTSLSSFFEQKPSFEIFEACEETVVYSVSYDDELILLTYPLFSKFYIKMIRLFLSRLNEFHHIFRFMTAQEKYSFLITNFPEIIKKAKLMHVASLIGVSPETLSRIRASIN, from the coding sequence ATGAAGGAATTGATCAGTATAATTAATGGTTTTCAAAACCTAGATTCAGAAACGGAAGAAGCAGTTAAAAAATATTTTGTCAAAGAAATATTCAAAAAGAATGAGCTTATCCTGAAAAGAGGCAAAACCTGTAAAAAGATATATTTTATAAAATCAGGATTGGTTCGCAGATTTTCTCTTGAAAATGACATTGAAACAACAAACTGGATTTATACCGATAATCAGTTCTTTACTTCTTTAAGCAGTTTTTTTGAGCAAAAACCTTCTTTTGAAATTTTTGAAGCTTGTGAAGAAACGGTTGTTTATTCTGTTTCTTATGATGATGAATTAATCTTATTAACCTATCCGTTGTTTTCTAAATTCTATATCAAAATGATACGGTTGTTTCTTTCCAGGTTAAATGAATTTCATCATATATTTAGATTCATGACTGCTCAGGAAAAATATTCTTTTTTAATCACCAATTTTCCTGAAATTATAAAAAAAGCTAAATTGATGCATGTAGCTTCTCTTATTGGTGTAAGCCCTGAAACTTTAAGCAGGATACGTGCTTCGATAAATTGA
- the lpxA gene encoding acyl-ACP--UDP-N-acetylglucosamine O-acyltransferase, with the protein MKSTVISDKALIDLNVNIGNYTIIESDVTIGEGTSIGNNVTILSGTRIGCNCQIHSGAVLGGDPQDLKYNNEYTLLEIGDHNIIRENVTINRGTITQGKTSIGNSNLIMANAHIGHDCRIGHNSIIGFSVGMAGEVTAGDWVNISGLTAIHQFSRIGSHSMISGLSRIVKDVPPFITAAHEPLRYAGLNTVGLKRRGFSLEKIEVIKSIYRILFQEKRNIRSALVFIEQNFKPTIERDTILNFIKMSQRGIIKGFSE; encoded by the coding sequence TTGAAAAGTACTGTAATTAGCGATAAAGCGCTTATAGATTTAAATGTAAATATCGGAAACTATACAATTATAGAATCAGATGTTACAATAGGCGAAGGAACGTCGATTGGAAATAATGTCACAATTTTGAGTGGTACCAGAATTGGATGTAATTGTCAAATACATTCCGGAGCTGTTCTGGGTGGCGACCCTCAGGATTTGAAGTACAATAACGAATACACTCTGCTTGAAATAGGTGATCACAATATCATCCGTGAAAATGTAACTATAAATCGTGGTACCATCACTCAGGGTAAAACCAGTATTGGCAATTCTAACTTAATTATGGCAAATGCTCATATTGGCCACGATTGCAGGATTGGTCATAATTCTATTATAGGGTTTAGTGTGGGAATGGCTGGTGAAGTAACAGCGGGCGACTGGGTAAATATTAGTGGACTTACTGCAATTCATCAATTTTCTCGTATTGGGAGTCATAGTATGATAAGCGGATTGAGCCGTATCGTTAAAGATGTTCCGCCTTTTATCACCGCAGCACATGAGCCGTTGCGTTATGCAGGATTGAATACAGTTGGTTTAAAGCGGAGGGGGTTTTCTTTGGAGAAAATAGAAGTGATTAAATCAATTTACAGAATACTGTTTCAGGAAAAAAGAAATATTAGATCTGCTTTAGTGTTTATAGAACAAAATTTCAAGCCTACTATAGAAAGAGATACCATTTTAAACTTTATAAAGATGTCACAGCGTGGTATTATTAAAGGATTTAGTGAGTAA
- a CDS encoding YdeI/OmpD-associated family protein produces MSSNSANPKVDFYFDKADKWQKELEQLRIIALDCQLTEELKWGSPCYTLGNRNIVLIHAFKEYCAFLFFKGALLKDTDNILIQQSENVQAARQIRFLGLQEIVDLKAVLKTYIYQAIEIEKAGLKVELKKTNEFPVSDEFQNKLDEMPDLKKAFYDLTPGRQRAYLLHFSQPKQSKTREARVEKSISDILKGKGLND; encoded by the coding sequence ATGAGCAGTAACAGTGCAAATCCTAAAGTTGATTTTTATTTTGATAAAGCAGATAAATGGCAGAAAGAACTGGAGCAGTTACGAATAATTGCACTCGACTGCCAGCTGACAGAAGAATTGAAATGGGGAAGTCCTTGTTATACTTTAGGAAACCGTAATATCGTTTTAATACATGCTTTTAAGGAGTATTGTGCCTTTTTGTTTTTTAAAGGAGCCTTATTAAAAGATACCGATAATATTTTAATTCAACAGTCAGAAAATGTACAGGCTGCCCGGCAGATACGTTTTCTTGGTCTTCAGGAAATTGTTGATTTGAAAGCGGTTTTAAAAACTTATATTTATCAGGCCATTGAGATTGAAAAAGCAGGATTAAAAGTTGAATTGAAAAAGACGAACGAATTTCCCGTTTCTGATGAATTTCAAAATAAGCTAGATGAAATGCCTGATCTCAAAAAAGCATTTTATGATCTGACTCCCGGAAGGCAGCGAGCTTATCTTTTGCATTTTTCTCAACCCAAACAATCCAAAACGAGAGAGGCCAGAGTAGAAAAAAGTATTTCTGATATTTTAAAAGGAAAAGGCTTAAATGACTAA